The genome window TCGAATATGAAAGAGGggaaaaacattcaaataattgaATGGAAAGACTTGGACAAAAAGAAGTTTTACACAAGCGGTCTTATTTTGAGTGGACTACTTCGTTTTACAATTTACCCGGCgaatttgattaaaacaagATTGCAGGTTCGTTGACTTATGTTCGTTGACTTATGCCATACTCTAATATGCCGACATGACGTAGCACAGTATTATACTTTATGCTGTAGCATTACAAAATTGCTCTGGCTGTTCTGGTCCATACATGGGATAATGATACACGgtaacaccttgtgcccgcttacaagttaccatgtatgttactttgtgggtgattgttttctgtatagctgacaatttggacgaCCCATTAGTTACCGTTGGgtttagtatttaaataaattaaataaagtattattttttcaggttttaaacaatacaacaaAGCGCTTAAACACAAATTTGCCATAAATTTTAACCAcgtgcaaaataaaaaaaccttTAGTGTCTATTGAATTTAAGAtataaaggaaaaaaatcaaGTGTCATTccggtgctagtaaagaatcctcccctaccttatttgctaatcccctaaccaccaacctctaacactttccaccagcctattctgctatgtaccgaaggattctttactagtgccGCCATTCCTTTACGGGAGAAATAATAGGACAGTATACCACTTTGCcctttaacttttaacatttgGTATTCCGTTTAACAATGAATATTTTCCCCTTTAGGCACAAGAAGGTAAAACAGCATACAAAGGTTTGTTCGATGCCTTTAAACAAATTGGGAAGAAAGAAGGAATCAGAGGTTTCTATAAAGGGTTTCCTATCAGTCTTCTTCAAGTAGGTtgatatttatagtttttaagaatattttattaacttcTTCACAACATGCAGTATTGGTTTACTACAGGGATTAACCAttcataaaacattatatctttctttttttatcaataagcgtgttttaacaactgttgttttaccgttactacccgtcttttcgctttttaccaactctcttgttcttcgttatcgtgactgaagagacgaaataaatttcattcatttattcattcattcaggtAAGCATGTTAAGTCGCATCTTATGGACAAGGATCTTTTGTGCACCAATTATAAAttcccatgttataacagcCTATTGGTGTTTTGCCACATGCATATTTTCTTGCTaattaatcaactttaaagtatttcttctatggtaaatattaaatattatttattattctgTACCAGTTTAATCTTTCTAACACTGTATCACCATTTGAaggtgttttttattgttatttctttgttaTCAAATTTTGGGTGAAAAAATTATCCCTATGttctctttaaaaaaaatttcctaATTTGTCTTCTTTAATCTTCTCTCCTTAAAACCTTGTTTTTTCTTCTAGGTTGTAGCTGGTCAGCTTTACATTACAACTTATGAAGCAAGTAAAGAAAAACTGTTTAGTAACCAACATATTTCTGTACaggtaaaagtttttaatgatatatcgatatattaatatgtagttacattaaacaatatattaaagtcATAAAGTGAGGTGACATGGGTGTCTATATGAATTTACTCATATGCCATTATTATGGGCAATAAATGTTCTAGCCACTGTGCACTAAAAGTATATTAGGATAAGGtagatatattgttttaaaaagggAAATGTACGAATatagtaaaattttaaaactttttagaaTAAGTCAATAAATATGTTGTGTATGTATATGTGATGTACGTCAGTGATATGCTGATTATACAACTTCTTCACCAAATTGACACTATATTGATTATTAGTCATGACCATGAGTCCACGACTGTTTAtaattttgatatttaatGTTTGTCATTCATGTTAAAGGTACacgtatatgtatatacatacataaagCTTGTATGTACATTATAACATCGTACCATAATCATatgcaccaaacctggggtggcagggtaggcaggtcTCTcccgatttttttacattgaatTAAtgagtaaacattacaaccaataaagtgaaatttgtttcaaaaaattgtgTGTTTGACTATTCCTACCTCTCTATGattataaaagtttggcgcctagGACCGTAATACATGATTAagtgtcacttatttatcctcgcatggaaAGACATTAACACGTTAATGCCCTAGTTTCTTCTGCGTGTGCTTGATTACGAGTTgccacatgtgtaactttgtgggagaatgattgtttttcttgtaCGGCTGACtgtttggacaatccattagtaaccactggttTGGAACAATCATAGTTAAGCTTAAGcataatatattgttacttTCCAAAAAACTAcgcttgttttgtaaaacagtaTTTATGGCATTTAACTGTGAGTGCCGTCTTAATGTTCTCTATATAAGCGTCTTGTCCTATATTAACTTAATTATACTAAATTCCGttaatctgaccctgatctggtgctcatagagttgaacgattcttgtgtaaaaaatacagtaaggatccgAAAagaaatgtaacagacaattGTATAATAACAGATATACATTTCacctttaaatataacatatttatccccACAGCATCTGCTTGGTGGGTTTGCAGCATCCACTGTATCACAAACCATCATGGTTCCTGTAGATGTTATATCTCAACATCAACAAGTACTTGGAGCTCAACAAAAGATGACTACTGTTGATATCAAATCAAAGTGAGTTACATAGTAAGAATGTGGATTGGTAGTTAAATAATGTATGTATGTCCCTAAGACCAGAGGTTACATGATCAAGGCTCTaccctgctaccattgtggatgtatgtgaccttgggcaagacccttaacgacaattgctttaacctaTCTAAATTTATAGATAAATACAATCATTCAACAAGTtacataacttgtaagctggcactaggcgtatgaaacagaacacccgtatttgtaacaactgtcttttcctatatattgttatttaacttttcacataattttatctttttctcCAGGGACCCTAAAGCGGTTAGACGATCCAAACCAAATTTCATCGGTCAATCGATTCGGATTTCTCAACAAATAGTGAATACTGAAGGTTTGCGTGGTTTGTACCGCGGTTACCTTGTATCACTTCTCACCTATGGCACCAACAGCGCATtatattggttgttttattatctttaCTCTGAACTAATTGAAGACGTCTTACCTCATTCCGATCATTCAATGCGTGAACCCATGCGTATAGTAACAGCTGGTCTACTTGGTTCAACAACTGGCATCATATTAACTAACCCGCTGGATGTTATCAGGACAAGATATCAATTACAGGTGTGTGGATGTGAATAAAATGCTTGTTCATCCCCTGTTTTTCTGACCTGTTGGATTTGTGACTTTCATGTATTAACcatttaataatttcatttaat of Ciona intestinalis unplaced genomic scaffold, KH HT000059.2, whole genome shotgun sequence contains these proteins:
- the LOC100184148 gene encoding solute carrier family 25 member 44-like; protein product: MKEGKNIQIIEWKDLDKKKFYTSGLILSGLLRFTIYPANLIKTRLQAQEGKTAYKGLFDAFKQIGKKEGIRGFYKGFPISLLQVVAGQLYITTYEASKEKLFSNQHISVQHLLGGFAASTVSQTIMVPVDVISQHQQVLGAQQKMTTVDIKSKDPKAVRRSKPNFIGQSIRISQQIVNTEGLRGLYRGYLVSLLTYGTNSALYWLFYYLYSELIEDVLPHSDHSMREPMRIVTAGLLGSTTGIILTNPLDVIRTRYQLQIHGKGERATAWSTYKSLVEKEGYKGLCRGLSARIIQSSFNSCVIILAYEYIKKISRKKNVTDFATIASTDGLSYGFPGDLQELKREKS